A window of Calliopsis andreniformis isolate RMS-2024a chromosome 3, iyCalAndr_principal, whole genome shotgun sequence contains these coding sequences:
- the LOC143188677 gene encoding uncharacterized protein LOC143188677: MTQVFLPREKSSTHIHSSQEQFPEILKQLKLSALVDTLEESKEIYTLVPGTCPAVFRQRFKAAIFLSARYEGQARANKVTRTPLKWVCVAVIPRFVVSRLSSPFSPFTLCLLVLAFPPSPPPSENKRTA; encoded by the exons ATGACCCAGGTATTTCTTCCGCGTGAAAAATCTTCCACCCACATACACAGCAGC CAAGAACAATTTCCCGAAATTCTCAAGCAGTTGAAACTCTCCGCTTTAGTCGATACGCTCGAGGAAAGTAAAGAAATTTATACGCTCGTTCCGGGAACTTGTCCAGCGGTTTTCAGGCAAAGATTCAAAGCCGCGATCTTTCTTTCCGCGAGGTACGAGGGGCAGGCACGCGCTAATAAAGTAACGAGGACTCCTTTGAAGTGGGTCTGCGTCGCTGTAATTCCTCGCTTCGTTGTGTCTCGGCTTTCCTCCCCTTTCTCCCCCTTTACCCTCTGTCTCCTCGTTCTCGCTTTCCCGCCATCTCCTCCACCCTCCGAAAATAAACGCACCGCGTAA